One window of the Shewanella maritima genome contains the following:
- a CDS encoding LysE family translocator, which translates to MQEQVILLISTTALLLGSPGPVPISLAINGMCFGVRASLGYLFGILTGLVWVMLSTSIGLALVIETMPTISLTLQYLAFAYLMYVAYKIAKAPLPMPKEQLTSKQQTGDPHPGFLDGFTLNLINPKAYAAMLAIFSSVSLSLESQVTSMTYTATICLLVAIVVDSAWLVLGGLAKPWFSRVVVDSPERAMRIKQLFAFSLVLVVVYSVVI; encoded by the coding sequence TTGCAGGAGCAAGTAATTTTATTGATCTCTACTACAGCATTGCTTTTGGGCTCACCGGGCCCAGTACCGATAAGTCTTGCTATTAACGGTATGTGTTTTGGCGTGCGAGCAAGTTTAGGTTATCTGTTTGGTATTTTGACTGGGTTAGTTTGGGTGATGCTATCTACCAGCATTGGCTTGGCCTTGGTAATTGAAACTATGCCGACCATTAGTCTTACCCTGCAGTATTTGGCATTTGCCTACCTCATGTATGTGGCGTACAAAATAGCTAAGGCGCCATTACCAATGCCAAAAGAACAGCTTACTAGCAAGCAGCAAACAGGGGATCCGCATCCTGGATTTCTTGACGGGTTTACTTTGAATCTGATTAATCCTAAAGCCTACGCAGCTATGTTAGCCATTTTCTCAAGTGTGAGTTTGTCGTTGGAATCTCAGGTAACGAGCATGACTTACACAGCGACCATCTGTTTATTGGTTGCTATTGTTGTTGACAGTGCATGGTTGGTGCTTGGCGGTTTAGCCAAGCCTTGGTTTAGTCGTGTGGTCGTTGATTCGCCTGAGCGCGCAATGCGCATTAAACAGTTATTCGCATTCAGTTTAGTGCTAGTTGTGGTTTATAGCGTGGTGATCTAG
- the acnD gene encoding Fe/S-dependent 2-methylisocitrate dehydratase AcnD, with amino-acid sequence MNTQYRKTLAGSGLDYFDTREAVEAIAPGSYKTLPYTSRVLAENLVRRCSPETLTDSLKQLIERKRDLDFPWYPARVVCHDILGQTALVDLAGLRDAIAEKGGDPAKVNPVVPTQLIVDHSLAVEHAGFEKDAFEKNRAIEDRRNEDRFHFINWTKTAFKNIDVIQPGNGIMHQINLEKMSPVIQARDGVAFPDTLVGTDSHTPHVDALGVIAIGVGGLEAESVMLGRPSYMRLPDIVGVELVGKRQPGITATDIVLAITEFLRQERVVSTYLEFFGEGAADLTLGDRATISNMTPEFGATAAMFYIDDKTIDYLRITGRDDKQIKLVEQYAKQTGLWADDLTEVEYERVLKFDLSTVVRNIAGPSNPHRRVATSDLAEQGISVSNEPAAKDGEMPDGACIIAAITSCTNTSNPRNVIAAGLVARNANKLGLTRKPWVKTSLAPGSKAVQLYLEEAGLLPHLEALGFGIVAFACTTCNGMSGALDPKIQQEVIDRDLYATAVLSGNRNFDGRIHPYAKQAFLASPPLVVAYAIAGTVRFDIEKDSLGKDAQGNDITLKDLWPTDEEIDAVIAQSVKPEQFKKVYEPMFDLKVEYGDETNPQYDWRPQSTYIRRPPYWEGALAGERTMKGMRPLAVLGDNITTDHLSPSNAILLDSAAGAYLHKMGLPEEDFNSYATHRGDHLTAQRATFANPKLFNEMVKENGEVKQGSLARIEPEGTVTRMWEAIETYMDRKQPLIIIAGKDYGQGSSRDWAAKGVRLAGVEVIVAEGFERIHRTNLVGMGVLPLEFTGGDTRHTYQIDGTETFDVIGERKPGAQLTLIVSKSNGDQINIPVKCRLDTAEEVSVYEAGGVLQRFAQDFLAQNA; translated from the coding sequence ATGAATACCCAATATCGTAAGACACTAGCCGGCAGTGGGCTAGATTACTTTGATACCCGTGAAGCTGTTGAAGCCATCGCTCCAGGCAGCTACAAAACCTTACCCTACACATCACGCGTACTAGCGGAAAACCTAGTCCGTCGCTGCTCACCAGAAACCCTAACTGATAGCCTTAAACAGCTAATTGAACGCAAACGTGACCTTGATTTCCCGTGGTATCCAGCGCGAGTAGTTTGTCATGACATTCTTGGTCAAACTGCTCTAGTTGATTTAGCTGGTCTACGTGATGCGATTGCAGAAAAGGGCGGTGACCCAGCTAAAGTTAACCCGGTTGTGCCAACTCAGCTGATTGTTGACCACTCATTAGCCGTGGAGCACGCTGGTTTTGAAAAAGACGCGTTCGAGAAGAACCGCGCTATTGAAGATAGACGTAATGAAGATCGTTTCCACTTCATTAACTGGACTAAAACTGCGTTTAAGAATATTGATGTCATTCAGCCGGGTAACGGCATTATGCATCAGATTAACTTAGAGAAGATGTCGCCGGTCATTCAAGCCCGCGATGGTGTAGCATTTCCTGACACCTTAGTTGGCACAGACAGTCACACACCACATGTTGATGCGTTAGGTGTTATCGCTATCGGTGTTGGTGGGCTAGAGGCTGAAAGTGTGATGCTTGGCCGCCCATCGTACATGCGTCTGCCAGATATTGTTGGTGTCGAGCTAGTTGGTAAACGTCAGCCTGGCATTACCGCAACGGATATCGTTTTAGCAATCACTGAGTTTTTACGTCAAGAGCGTGTTGTATCTACCTACCTTGAGTTCTTCGGCGAGGGCGCTGCTGATTTAACCCTTGGCGATCGCGCAACCATTTCAAACATGACGCCTGAGTTCGGCGCTACTGCTGCTATGTTCTATATCGATGATAAAACCATTGATTACCTGCGTATTACTGGCCGTGATGACAAGCAAATCAAGCTAGTCGAGCAATACGCTAAACAAACTGGGCTTTGGGCTGATGATTTAACCGAAGTTGAATACGAGCGCGTACTTAAGTTCGACCTATCAACAGTGGTACGTAACATCGCGGGTCCTTCTAATCCGCATCGCCGCGTTGCGACAAGCGATTTAGCCGAGCAGGGGATCTCTGTATCGAACGAGCCAGCGGCTAAAGATGGCGAAATGCCAGATGGCGCATGTATTATTGCTGCTATTACTAGCTGTACCAATACCTCAAATCCACGCAACGTGATTGCCGCAGGTCTAGTGGCACGTAATGCTAATAAGCTAGGACTTACGCGTAAGCCTTGGGTGAAAACGTCACTCGCTCCAGGCTCAAAAGCAGTACAGCTTTATCTTGAGGAAGCAGGGTTATTGCCACACCTTGAAGCATTGGGCTTTGGCATTGTGGCGTTTGCCTGTACTACCTGTAACGGTATGAGCGGCGCATTAGATCCTAAGATCCAACAAGAAGTGATTGATCGCGACTTATACGCCACTGCAGTATTGTCAGGTAACCGTAACTTTGATGGTCGTATCCATCCTTATGCTAAGCAAGCGTTCCTAGCATCACCGCCACTTGTTGTCGCTTATGCTATTGCGGGTACAGTTCGATTTGATATCGAAAAAGACAGCTTAGGTAAAGACGCGCAAGGTAATGATATTACCCTTAAAGATCTGTGGCCGACAGATGAAGAGATTGATGCAGTCATCGCCCAAAGCGTTAAGCCTGAGCAATTTAAGAAAGTCTATGAGCCAATGTTCGACCTTAAAGTGGAATACGGTGATGAAACTAATCCGCAATATGATTGGCGCCCTCAAAGCACCTATATTCGCCGCCCGCCTTACTGGGAAGGCGCGTTAGCGGGTGAGCGTACCATGAAAGGTATGCGCCCATTAGCCGTGCTTGGTGACAACATCACGACCGATCACTTATCGCCATCCAACGCGATTTTGTTAGACAGCGCAGCGGGTGCTTATCTGCACAAAATGGGCTTACCTGAAGAAGACTTCAACTCGTATGCGACTCACCGCGGCGATCACTTAACTGCTCAGCGTGCAACATTTGCCAACCCTAAACTGTTCAACGAAATGGTTAAGGAAAATGGTGAAGTTAAGCAAGGCTCATTAGCGCGTATTGAGCCAGAAGGCACAGTGACACGCATGTGGGAAGCGATTGAAACTTACATGGACCGTAAACAGCCGCTTATCATTATTGCCGGTAAGGATTATGGTCAAGGCTCATCACGTGACTGGGCTGCAAAAGGTGTACGCCTTGCGGGTGTTGAAGTGATTGTTGCCGAAGGGTTTGAGCGCATTCACCGCACCAACCTGGTTGGTATGGGCGTACTGCCGCTTGAGTTTACCGGTGGCGATACCCGTCATACTTATCAGATTGATGGCACTGAGACATTTGATGTCATTGGTGAGCGTAAACCGGGTGCACAATTGACGCTTATTGTCAGTAAATCAAACGGCGATCAAATTAATATTCCGGTCAAATGTCGTCTAGATACCGCTGAAGAAGTGAGTGTGTACGAAGCTGGCGGCGTATTACAACGCTTTGCCCAAGACTTTTTAGCGCAAAACGCATAA
- a CDS encoding GNAT family N-acetyltransferase, which produces MKVILLADDPGSAPAVAQWYFDEWCRESGRYSLEQVRQKVDAAASRDKLPMLMLAKDLHQLLGAAELKTYEMERYPEYQYWLGGVYVSEHARGQGVASSLVHEAIKRARLAGMKHLYLQTEDLSGGLYAKFGFKKVHQIVDKGDDVIVMKLDI; this is translated from the coding sequence ATGAAAGTTATATTGCTAGCAGATGACCCCGGCAGTGCTCCTGCGGTTGCTCAATGGTACTTTGACGAGTGGTGCAGGGAGTCTGGGCGTTACTCGTTAGAGCAGGTGAGACAAAAGGTCGATGCTGCGGCTAGTCGTGATAAATTGCCAATGTTAATGCTAGCAAAAGACCTACATCAATTACTGGGCGCTGCTGAACTAAAAACCTACGAAATGGAGCGGTATCCAGAGTACCAGTATTGGCTTGGTGGCGTGTATGTTAGTGAACATGCAAGAGGGCAAGGTGTGGCGTCTAGCTTAGTTCATGAAGCTATCAAGCGTGCAAGGCTCGCTGGGATGAAACACTTGTACTTGCAAACCGAAGACTTATCAGGTGGTTTGTATGCTAAGTTTGGTTTTAAAAAAGTGCATCAGATAGTGGATAAAGGCGATGACGTTATCGTTATGAAATTAGACATTTAA
- the prpF gene encoding 2-methylaconitate cis-trans isomerase PrpF, with amino-acid sequence MSVTTQSFKPQLKIPATYMRGGTSKGVFFNLADLPLDAQVAGRARDNLLLRVIGSPDPYAKHTDGMGGATSSTSKTVILSKSTVADHDVDYLFGQVAIDKPAIDWSGNCGNLTAAVGAFAISQGLVDASRIPNDGIAVVRIWQANISKTIIAHVPIVNGEVQETGDFMLDGVTFPAAEVKVEFVDPADGDGALFPTGNLVDDLNVPGVGTFKATMINAGIPTIFVNADEIGYSGTELQEAINNDEAALTRFETIRSYGALQMGLITDLEQAKTRQHTPKIAFVSPAKRYLSSSDSDVDAQSIDLCVRALSMGKLHHAMMGTAAVAIGTAAVIPGTLVNLAAGGDVQGEVVFGHPSGTLKVGAVATNDTGNWQVNKVSMSRSARVLMEGNVRVPQEHI; translated from the coding sequence ATGTCTGTAACAACACAGTCTTTTAAACCTCAGTTAAAAATTCCAGCAACTTACATGCGCGGTGGAACCAGTAAAGGGGTGTTCTTTAACCTTGCTGATCTGCCACTTGACGCCCAAGTTGCTGGCCGCGCACGTGATAACCTATTACTTCGCGTTATTGGTAGTCCCGACCCTTATGCAAAACATACTGACGGTATGGGCGGCGCAACGTCGAGCACAAGTAAGACAGTAATTTTGTCAAAAAGTACAGTGGCAGATCACGATGTTGACTATCTATTTGGTCAAGTTGCTATTGATAAACCCGCGATTGATTGGAGCGGTAACTGTGGCAACTTAACCGCAGCTGTTGGCGCCTTTGCCATTAGCCAAGGTTTAGTGGATGCTTCACGTATTCCAAATGATGGTATTGCTGTCGTGCGTATTTGGCAGGCAAATATCAGTAAAACCATTATCGCCCATGTGCCTATCGTCAATGGCGAGGTGCAAGAGACAGGCGACTTCATGCTTGATGGTGTGACATTTCCTGCCGCTGAAGTAAAGGTTGAGTTTGTTGACCCTGCAGATGGTGACGGAGCGCTGTTCCCAACAGGTAACTTGGTTGATGACTTAAATGTCCCCGGCGTGGGCACGTTTAAAGCGACCATGATTAATGCAGGTATTCCGACCATCTTTGTCAATGCTGATGAGATAGGCTACAGCGGTACTGAGCTGCAAGAAGCAATAAACAATGATGAAGCAGCTCTTACGCGGTTTGAAACCATTCGCAGCTACGGTGCGTTGCAAATGGGGCTCATTACCGATCTTGAGCAAGCCAAGACGCGTCAACATACGCCTAAAATTGCTTTTGTATCTCCAGCTAAGCGCTATTTAAGTTCAAGTGACTCTGACGTTGATGCACAGAGTATTGATTTATGTGTCCGCGCGTTATCTATGGGTAAACTGCATCACGCTATGATGGGTACTGCGGCGGTTGCCATCGGCACTGCAGCGGTTATCCCTGGCACCTTAGTTAACCTCGCTGCTGGTGGTGATGTTCAAGGCGAAGTTGTGTTTGGTCATCCTTCTGGCACGCTTAAAGTTGGCGCAGTTGCGACTAATGACACCGGTAATTGGCAAGTCAACAAAGTCAGTATGAGCCGCAGCGCAAGGGTACTGATGGAAGGAAACGTACGTGTGCCACAAGAGCACATTTAG
- the prpC gene encoding bifunctional 2-methylcitrate synthase/citrate synthase encodes MVDKKLGGAGLRGQSAGETALCTVGKSGSGLTYCGYDVSDLADNATFEEVAYLLFNGELPTSEQLDAYKTELHAMRDLPQALKEVLQRIPADAHPMDVMRTGCSFLGNLEPENDFSEQNKAANRLLAAFPAIMVYWYKYSHEGIEIDCVTDEDSIGGHFLKLLRGETPSEQHRKVMDVSLILYAEHEFNASTFTARVCASTLSDMFSCITGAIGSLRGPLHGGANEAAMDMIQKFKSPADAKEQMAGMLERKEKIMGFGHAIYRESDPRNVIIKAWSEKLAQEFGDTSLYDISVACEEYMWDTKKLFCNADFFHASAYHFMGIPTKLFTPIFVCSRLTGWAAHVMEQRANNRIIRPSADYTGSEPRKVVPIAER; translated from the coding sequence ATGGTAGATAAAAAATTAGGTGGTGCAGGTTTACGTGGTCAAAGTGCAGGTGAAACTGCTTTATGTACGGTAGGTAAATCAGGTTCTGGTTTGACTTATTGTGGTTATGACGTATCAGATCTTGCTGATAACGCAACATTCGAAGAAGTCGCTTACCTGCTATTTAATGGTGAGCTGCCAACAAGCGAGCAGCTAGATGCTTATAAAACTGAATTGCACGCTATGCGTGACTTACCGCAAGCACTAAAAGAAGTGCTGCAACGCATTCCTGCTGATGCACACCCAATGGATGTGATGCGTACAGGTTGCTCTTTCTTAGGTAATTTAGAACCAGAGAACGACTTTAGCGAGCAAAACAAAGCAGCTAACCGTTTATTAGCCGCATTCCCGGCAATCATGGTGTACTGGTACAAGTATTCACATGAGGGTATTGAAATTGATTGTGTGACTGACGAAGACTCTATTGGCGGTCACTTCCTTAAACTGCTGCGCGGCGAAACGCCATCTGAACAGCACCGTAAGGTGATGGACGTGTCATTAATTCTTTATGCTGAGCATGAGTTTAATGCATCAACCTTTACCGCTCGCGTATGTGCTTCAACACTGTCAGATATGTTCTCATGTATCACTGGCGCGATTGGTTCTCTTCGCGGCCCATTACATGGCGGCGCAAACGAAGCGGCTATGGACATGATCCAAAAATTCAAATCTCCAGCAGATGCCAAAGAGCAAATGGCTGGCATGCTTGAGCGCAAAGAGAAAATCATGGGCTTTGGCCATGCGATTTATCGTGAGTCAGATCCGCGTAACGTGATTATTAAGGCTTGGTCTGAAAAGCTCGCGCAAGAATTTGGTGACACCTCGCTATACGACATCTCTGTTGCTTGTGAAGAATACATGTGGGACACCAAAAAACTATTCTGTAACGCAGACTTCTTCCATGCTTCGGCGTATCACTTCATGGGAATTCCAACTAAGTTGTTCACGCCAATTTTCGTGTGTTCTCGCCTAACAGGTTGGGCGGCTCACGTGATGGAGCAACGTGCCAATAACCGTATTATCCGCCCAAGTGCAGATTACACCGGTAGCGAGCCACGTAAAGTTGTGCCAATTGCTGAGCGTTAA
- a CDS encoding sugar O-acetyltransferase: MTEYEKMKQGYDFDAGDKEICQVRANALTLTTKINHCGDSEVVQQLAKDLLGQIGNNSFITAPFKCEFGKNIIIGSNSFINMGCTILDGAEVRIGDNVLIAPSVQLYSASHSLDYKARRGWKTFCKPIVIEDDVWIGGNVVINQGVTIGARSVVAASSVVNQDVPADTVVGGVPAKVIKKLNQ, from the coding sequence ATGACTGAATACGAAAAAATGAAGCAGGGCTACGATTTCGATGCCGGCGATAAGGAAATCTGCCAAGTGCGCGCTAATGCACTGACCTTAACGACAAAAATCAATCATTGTGGCGATAGCGAGGTTGTCCAGCAACTAGCAAAGGATTTGCTCGGTCAAATCGGTAATAATTCATTTATCACAGCGCCGTTTAAATGTGAATTTGGTAAGAATATCATTATCGGCAGCAATAGCTTTATCAATATGGGTTGCACTATTTTGGATGGTGCTGAAGTCCGTATTGGCGACAATGTGCTTATTGCTCCTTCTGTTCAGTTATATAGCGCATCGCACTCCTTAGATTATAAAGCGCGCCGTGGGTGGAAGACATTCTGTAAACCAATCGTTATTGAGGACGATGTGTGGATCGGCGGTAACGTGGTGATTAACCAAGGCGTGACGATCGGGGCACGAAGTGTCGTCGCTGCTAGCTCGGTCGTTAATCAGGATGTACCAGCAGATACTGTTGTTGGCGGCGTACCAGCAAAAGTGATTAAAAAATTAAATCAATAA
- a CDS encoding GntR family transcriptional regulator, with product MSPSQAKPITSADKTFISLRNDIVEGVISAGSKLSEPELSTKYQVSRAVIREAINRLETCRLVERKANVGARVVSLSLDGLLELYQVRESLEGMAARLAAQNMTDQEVSDLNALLNHHFDRVKDGTSYYQEAGDVDFHYRIILGSNNQHLISLLIDGIYHLVRMYRVQLGMAGPRVSTAFDEHKHIVQAISNRDAELAEMLMRRHIMYSRNNIENKLK from the coding sequence ATGTCGCCTTCGCAAGCAAAACCGATTACTTCTGCTGATAAAACCTTCATTTCATTAAGAAATGATATTGTTGAAGGTGTTATTTCAGCAGGAAGTAAACTAAGTGAGCCTGAATTGTCGACAAAGTATCAGGTTAGCCGAGCGGTTATTCGTGAAGCCATTAATCGATTAGAGACTTGCCGTCTAGTTGAGCGTAAAGCCAATGTTGGTGCACGCGTGGTATCACTATCACTCGATGGCTTGTTAGAGCTTTATCAAGTTCGCGAGTCGCTTGAAGGTATGGCGGCACGCCTAGCGGCGCAGAACATGACAGATCAAGAAGTAAGCGATCTTAACGCTTTGCTTAATCACCATTTTGATCGCGTTAAAGACGGCACTAGCTACTATCAAGAAGCGGGCGATGTCGACTTTCATTACCGCATTATTCTAGGCAGCAACAATCAACACCTTATCTCTTTGCTCATTGATGGTATTTATCATCTGGTTCGCATGTATCGGGTTCAGCTTGGTATGGCTGGACCAAGGGTAAGTACTGCGTTTGATGAGCATAAACATATCGTTCAAGCAATTAGTAACCGTGACGCTGAATTAGCCGAAATGCTAATGCGCCGTCACATCATGTATTCAAGAAATAATATCGAAAACAAGCTCAAGTAA
- a CDS encoding cation:proton antiporter, translated as MVEHITGMLALIGVLSLVCQWVGWKLRLPAILPLLLCGLLLGPGLDVLQPDELFGDLLFPIISLGVAVILFEGALTLNFKEINEHGRMVSHLVSVGALITWACIAPAAHYILGFDWSIACLFGALVVVTGPTVIVPMLRTVQPSAKLSSILRWEGIVIDPIGALLAVLVYEYIAVTADPTTHVLYALGLTLLIGLGGGALSGYLVGVALRRNLFPHYLKNTAVLTIMLGIFVGSNLLQEEAGLLTVTVMGIWLANMRGVDIADILEFKETLTVLLISALFILLAARLDSNAMLDLGWGGILVLLVVMFIARPLSIWVSGIGTNLTSQDKWFLSWVAPRGIVAAAISSLFAIKLEALGFSSASSIVPLVFMIIIGTVVIQSLTAGTWAKILGVKQGSAQGLLIFGASKFSRELAKLLTSKNVPVILADNNWDSIRQARMDNIPVYFGNPASEHAETYMDLSGIGRVLVMSPYRQLNPLVTFHFQDVLGDDKVYGLNNSDAASARHQLSESYLQRLCLFGENVSYAKIASIMAKGGQLKVTNITDNFSFDDFLKRYGDTAIPLLYLTKEGKVKVISGSKLQEYPVGIELICLLPVEAQQQAEIQRAIDEEKLRLAKIEAEQQAKIAAKQRELQLAEEKLQRKQQELNDFEAQQQQEMLEEERNELIHNEGQDKQTELANTKLSVKGDEGN; from the coding sequence ATGGTAGAGCATATTACTGGGATGCTAGCGCTGATCGGTGTGTTGTCGCTTGTTTGTCAGTGGGTTGGTTGGAAGCTAAGGCTCCCTGCAATCTTACCTTTGTTGTTGTGCGGCTTACTGCTTGGCCCTGGTCTCGATGTTCTCCAGCCTGATGAATTATTCGGCGATTTATTATTCCCGATCATCTCATTAGGTGTTGCCGTTATCCTGTTTGAAGGGGCGTTAACCCTTAACTTTAAAGAAATTAATGAGCATGGACGTATGGTCAGCCATCTTGTATCGGTTGGCGCTCTCATTACCTGGGCGTGTATCGCGCCAGCAGCTCACTATATCCTTGGATTTGATTGGTCGATCGCTTGCCTGTTCGGCGCTTTAGTGGTGGTTACAGGTCCGACTGTAATTGTTCCTATGCTGAGAACTGTGCAGCCAAGCGCAAAACTGTCTAGCATTTTGCGTTGGGAAGGCATAGTTATTGACCCAATAGGCGCACTGCTTGCGGTTTTAGTCTACGAGTATATTGCGGTAACAGCAGATCCTACTACCCATGTATTGTATGCGCTTGGCCTGACCTTATTGATTGGTCTAGGTGGCGGAGCGCTCTCTGGTTATCTTGTAGGTGTTGCGCTGCGCCGTAATCTATTTCCGCATTATTTAAAAAACACCGCTGTGTTAACCATTATGTTGGGGATATTTGTTGGCTCAAATCTATTGCAGGAAGAAGCTGGACTGTTAACTGTCACGGTCATGGGAATTTGGCTTGCCAATATGCGCGGCGTTGATATTGCCGATATTCTCGAGTTTAAAGAAACTCTCACCGTATTGCTTATCTCGGCTTTATTTATCTTGCTTGCAGCTAGGTTGGATTCTAATGCCATGCTAGATCTGGGCTGGGGTGGCATACTGGTTTTACTGGTAGTGATGTTTATTGCCAGACCTTTGAGCATTTGGGTTTCCGGTATCGGCACAAACTTGACCAGCCAAGATAAATGGTTTTTGAGTTGGGTCGCCCCTAGAGGTATCGTTGCTGCAGCCATTTCGTCGTTATTTGCGATTAAGCTTGAGGCACTTGGTTTTAGCAGTGCAAGCTCAATTGTGCCGTTAGTATTTATGATCATCATAGGTACAGTGGTAATACAGAGCTTAACTGCGGGCACTTGGGCAAAAATACTAGGTGTTAAACAAGGTTCTGCTCAAGGGTTGTTGATTTTTGGCGCCTCTAAATTTTCAAGAGAGCTAGCCAAGCTACTTACTTCAAAGAATGTCCCCGTTATCCTGGCTGATAACAACTGGGACAGCATACGCCAGGCACGCATGGATAATATTCCGGTCTACTTCGGCAATCCAGCATCTGAACATGCAGAGACCTATATGGATTTGAGCGGCATAGGCAGGGTATTGGTGATGTCGCCATACAGACAGCTAAATCCGTTGGTTACGTTTCATTTTCAAGATGTACTTGGTGATGACAAGGTCTACGGGCTAAATAATTCAGATGCTGCCAGTGCACGCCATCAGTTGTCTGAGTCTTATCTGCAACGTTTATGCTTGTTTGGTGAGAATGTGTCCTATGCAAAAATTGCCAGCATTATGGCAAAAGGTGGGCAACTTAAAGTCACCAATATTACCGACAACTTTAGCTTTGATGACTTTTTAAAGCGTTATGGTGATACCGCGATCCCGCTGTTGTATTTGACTAAAGAGGGTAAGGTTAAAGTGATCTCCGGGAGCAAGTTGCAAGAATATCCAGTTGGGATTGAGTTGATTTGCCTGCTTCCTGTAGAAGCTCAACAACAAGCTGAAATACAACGAGCCATTGACGAAGAAAAGCTGCGTCTTGCAAAAATTGAGGCTGAGCAACAAGCCAAGATAGCTGCAAAACAGAGAGAGCTACAACTAGCTGAAGAAAAGCTGCAGCGTAAGCAGCAAGAGTTAAATGATTTTGAAGCGCAGCAACAACAAGAAATGCTAGAAGAAGAGCGCAATGAACTGATCCATAATGAAGGGCAAGATAAACAGACTGAGCTTGCTAACACCAAACTTTCCGTTAAGGGTGACGAAGGAAATTAG
- the prpB gene encoding methylisocitrate lyase: MSAGKKFRQALVDNKPLQIVGTINAYTAMMAKQIGHQAIYLSGGGVANASYGLPDLGMTSLNDVIVDVQRITSACDLPLMVDIDTGWGGAFNIAKTIRDMEKAGAAAVHMEDQVAQKRCGHRPNKEIVSTEEMVDRIKAAVDARTDPDFFIMARTDSFAQEGLEAAIERAKAYVAAGADGIFAEAVKTEEHYRAFADALDVPILANITEFGQTELWNKEQLGEWGAAMVLYPLSAFRAMNKAAEMVYTSILENGDQKAVVDSMQTRMELYDYLGYHAYEQKLDQLFAEGKNK; this comes from the coding sequence ATGAGCGCAGGAAAGAAATTTCGCCAAGCACTTGTTGATAATAAGCCACTACAAATTGTCGGCACGATCAACGCTTACACGGCAATGATGGCAAAGCAAATTGGTCACCAGGCTATTTATCTGTCTGGAGGCGGCGTCGCTAACGCATCTTATGGCTTACCTGATCTAGGTATGACCTCACTTAACGATGTCATCGTAGACGTGCAACGTATCACTTCAGCTTGTGACTTACCGTTAATGGTCGATATCGACACTGGTTGGGGCGGCGCGTTTAACATCGCAAAAACTATTCGTGATATGGAAAAAGCCGGCGCAGCAGCTGTGCATATGGAAGATCAGGTTGCACAAAAGCGTTGTGGTCATCGCCCAAATAAAGAAATCGTTTCAACTGAAGAGATGGTTGACCGTATTAAAGCTGCCGTTGATGCGCGTACTGACCCAGACTTTTTCATCATGGCGCGTACAGACTCCTTTGCACAAGAAGGTTTAGAAGCGGCAATTGAGCGTGCTAAAGCTTATGTTGCTGCAGGTGCTGACGGTATCTTTGCTGAAGCGGTTAAAACTGAAGAACATTACCGCGCATTTGCTGACGCCCTTGATGTGCCAATTTTGGCCAACATTACTGAGTTTGGCCAAACCGAGCTTTGGAATAAAGAGCAACTTGGCGAGTGGGGCGCCGCTATGGTGCTTTATCCGTTAAGTGCCTTTAGAGCAATGAATAAAGCCGCCGAAATGGTTTATACCTCGATTTTAGAAAATGGCGATCAAAAAGCGGTAGTCGATAGCATGCAAACGCGCATGGAACTTTACGATTACCTTGGTTACCACGCTTACGAGCAAAAGTTAGATCAGCTTTTTGCTGAAGGAAAAAACAAGTAA
- a CDS encoding DUF2058 domain-containing protein: protein MANALQDQLLKAGLASKQKVRDVKTQKRRNRKAKVDDGSAELKAQIAQQKAAQAEKDKALNEERFAKASEKGLVRGLITEFTRRAVAIPTDAEVKFNFTLDSKIHSLYIDEAIQKQLLNGTLGIVRHEDKSYLVPHKLAERVNLLVPEWCGYLWQAEDNSATEQVSDEEDPYAGYEIPDDLMW from the coding sequence ATGGCAAATGCATTACAAGATCAGTTATTAAAAGCTGGTTTAGCAAGTAAACAGAAAGTGCGCGATGTGAAAACGCAAAAGCGTCGCAATCGTAAAGCAAAAGTTGATGACGGTAGCGCTGAGTTAAAAGCGCAAATTGCCCAGCAAAAAGCTGCGCAAGCAGAAAAAGATAAAGCGTTAAATGAAGAGCGTTTTGCCAAGGCATCAGAAAAAGGCCTGGTACGAGGCTTGATCACAGAGTTCACTCGCCGTGCAGTTGCTATTCCTACTGATGCTGAGGTTAAGTTTAACTTCACTTTAGATAGTAAGATCCACAGCTTATATATCGATGAAGCAATTCAAAAGCAATTACTTAACGGTACTCTAGGTATCGTTAGACATGAAGATAAAAGCTACCTTGTGCCGCATAAGCTTGCTGAGCGCGTTAATCTGCTTGTCCCAGAATGGTGTGGTTACTTATGGCAAGCTGAAGACAATAGCGCAACAGAGCAGGTTAGTGATGAAGAAGATCCGTATGCAGGCTATGAAATTCCAGACGATTTAATGTGGTAA